Part of the Henckelia pumila isolate YLH828 chromosome 2, ASM3356847v2, whole genome shotgun sequence genome is shown below.
AATTGCACTTTAATTAAGATGTTTATTTTCCCCGTGACAGCAAAAATTGTTTACTGGATGAGCTCTTCTCATCCAAGTTTCTGgcattcatttatttatttttctctttTGTGTATACATTGAGCACTGTATCAAAAACACGGAGAATAAAGTATCTCGATTTCATGTCCTCCCAATGAATGCTGCTACGAATGACCCATGTATTACTTTATTAGTGAGAATTCTTTGCCATTCATTACTCCTGAAAATTAAGTCCTTATTTTTGTGGGAGTCGGTCTTTTCTTTCGTCGCTCGCAGATCTATTGTCCGCCTTTTGTAATTATATCTTTcacatttataatatattatcgtTTCTTATTAAAAAATTCCTTATTTTTGTAACTTCTACATGGTAGTTGGCAATTTAAGTTTGGTGACAAATACATAACAAGGCATTTAATTTATTGACAAGGATAAAACAAATAGTCTCCAATATTCTTTTTTTCTTGTTCGGTTTAGTGGTATAGTAATCCACATTTGAATCAATATTATCTTTTTACTTGTATTAGTTAGTAGATGCCTCAACCTTAAAGAAAGAAGTTGCCGAGGGTGTGGATCTGATGGTTGTAAGGGAACTTACGGGAGGTTAGAATGCACCATCCGAGAACTCATTTTCATTCTCAACTTATGTTTGTCCCTTGTAcagttttatgttattttttccTTCCATAATGTTTTGCTATGTCACAATTGTTCTTATCTCTGCAATTTAGGTATTTATTTTGGCAAACCAAGGGGTATAAGCACAAATGAAAATGGGGAGGAATGTGGGTTCAACACTGAAGTGTATGCAGCTCATGAGGTAGCCTTCTAAGTAAGATTTGTTTAGTTAATTCATTTGAAACATTTCTGTACTGACTCTCTTATGCTGGCTGCTTGAGTCATTCTTAATTTTCCAGGAAATATGTTCTTTGAAACTTGTTTTAGGCCTTGAATCTTGATGTTGTCCTTTATAAAAAAAGGAATCCTTTTCAATCTCCACTTCATTGAAGTTCTCTTCTTTTAGCAATCAGCTTGATATCTATGATTCTTGACAAGCTATTGTTCCCTTATCAGATTGATCGTATTGCTCGGGTTGCATTTGAAACTGCTCGCAAACGTCGTGGGAAGCTCTGTTCTGTTGACAAGGCAAATGTGCTGGAGGTATTTTAGTTTCCTCACGtagaataatatatattttgcaagtcttaaaacaacaataaaataaatcttTAGTGAGTACAaggaaatataaaaaattatattataattcaTTTAACGTGAATTAGACAATTCTTTCCTTTGAGGCACACTTGTACTGCATCATAGGTCTTTAAGGTGTACCAAAAATCATGCTTTATGCATTAGTTACACGTGTGCCTAATTAAATGGTTGTGCCTCGGCATCTCTTTAGGCACAAAGATCGAGCCTCATCATGCCCTGAGCCTAGACACAAGCCTTGTGGGCTTTTAATAACTATATGTTCTCGAGAATGATTCCCAAAGAGATAAAAGCTCCTAGTTTACACTCCATCCACTACCACTTTATGCAGTTGAGAAAATGTCTTGGTGATTGTTATGATGGGAAATTCTGAATATGAAAGTTATGTGGCATATGATAATTTTGATAACATACTAACATATCATTCTTTTATTTCTGATACTCCCCTCAAGTTGAAAAGACAAATCAAATTGAATTATTCTAACTTAAAACAGAAGTGTCTTGTAAAAAACTCTTGCACCATGTTGTATTTAATATCGATTCAATAATTGGCTGATAGTCATGGCTAATCTTCTGTTGAACATCAAGAAACAATCTTCAGAATGGTGCTCATAAGTGTAAAGACAAACATATATCTGACATATAGACAGTGTGTGATCACCTGTAATCTACCATGTTACTGTGATAACTAGGCAGACAGTAGAAAACCTGAGGAGTGGTTGGCAGTAACCTGGATGATTTCCCTTTCTTTTTTCAGCATCACACAAAATAGAGTACCTTACTTAAGAAATTTCCTGCTCTAACACcatattgaattttgaaatactTAGATGAGATTGATAAGAGAAAACAACATAAAGCTTTATGTAGTTTGGCCGTATAACCTACCGTCACCAAACAGTGGGTTCTCAAATGGCTGAAACTCTCATCAATGTGTCTCAATTTTGAGCACAATCAAGACTCTTTAATGGAGCTAGAAAATATCTTGGATAAATATGTATCAAGTCTTCCTAATTATATCAccattaaattatataaaatattaatcatgATGCCATCAAAATATGATTCCAGCATATTTTCTTTGGTTTCTAATGGATTTTATATGCAATATCTTATATTTGTATATGTCAACTCAATATTTAGTCATGTTTATTGCTTAGTTTGATATAGTTTCCACAATATGATGATTTAGTTCTTTGTCGAGGCAGCAAGTTCTGCTAATACATTCTTCATCTTCTCTAATTTCTGAACAATAATCAGGCCTCCATGCTGTGGAGAAGAATAGTTGAGAGGATAGCATTGGAATACGCAGATGTTGAACTCTCACACATGTATGTTGATAATGCCGCCATGCAACTTGTTCGCAACCCAAAACAGGTGGGCTCTCTTTTTCGTAGCTTAGACCTTCTCAAAACAAATATTGTCTTAAAGAAAAACCATATACTTTCTTGTGATGCAGTTTGATACCATCGTGACAAACAACATATTTGGTGATATTCTGTCTGACGAAGCTTCAATGATTACTGGAAGTATTGGGATGCTTCCATCTGCTTCTCTAGGTGAATCGGTATGAACAATTAGTTTCTGTTTGATTGTTTCAAAACGCAAACTCAacgttgaattttttttcctttttaaagCCTAATTGGACAGTTTTAAATCCGCTGTATAGGGACCTGGGTTGTTTGAACCTATACATGGTTCTGCTCCTGATATCGCCGGTCAGGTCAGTTCAATTCAATGCTTGTTGTCTTTAAATACTTATTAATGGTATTTTTGCAGTGTCCAAATTTGGttattaaatgaaaatttaCAGGACAAAGCAAATCCTTTGGCAACAGTTCTCAGTGCAGCCATGCTCTTGAAATATGGCTTGGGAGAAGAAAGGGCTGCCAAGAGACTTGACTCTGCGGTCTTGGATACTCTGGATCGAGGGTTTCGAACCGGTGACATATACTCATCTGGATCGGTAAGATATTCCTAAATAAGTTATCTTTGATtgaatttcaattttttctaattgatctagggcaattattttcatattcatTAGGTGCAGTGAAGTGCATCGATGTTGTAATCCTATGAGCAGGGTTACGCACACACCTTATAAAAATGATGCGTCCTAAGGGCTTCTCCAATGGTTATACATTTTGGAGAATACCTCCAAAATGGAGAACCAAAACACCTCCATCCATGCTCCAAAAACACTCTATTATATAGAGTGCTACATTGATTATCCAAATTACAATGATATAAATTTGGATAATCAATGTAGCAATGGAGAATACTTTTGGAGAATGACATTATTTACGAAAATGTCattctccaaaatctcaatattatcttattttttatttttggtttatttcatatatatataaatatatatatatatacatatttgttCTTTTCCATTgcttgatttaattttaatggtttttttggtctcttttcaattgatttgaagttttctctctttttttcatttatttatttatttatggtaATTGTATTATTTGGAAAAAGAAAACTAAAGGGAAATAATGTAACATGGTATgcgaacaaaaaaaaaacttgatatAATTAAATACGCGAGCACATTGGAACATAGAAAAATGGACAATTACTAAAGGACATACCATCGACAAATTAAAACCAACACACACAAACAATAAAAATAGATACATTAAAGTCCACTTCAATCATGACAACACGCTAGTAGTTTGGAAGGTCAGACCCAGACGGGGAAGTTCTGTCCGAAGTAAAAGTCCGGTCGGAGTCATCCCCATCTATGCACTTCTGAGTTTGAGACATGACAATATGAGCATTGATGAGTATCAACGTAAGTTTGTCGATCTGTTGCCCATGTTCCTCATATCAACGAGAGTTCGGCCGCAAAGTATTCTTATTCTCTGGAAGGTTTGAATCAGTTATCCTTGATCAAATATTTGTTTGTGACAGTCCAACGCCCTATGAAGGTTTGGTGAACCATTGTAAGCATGTTGATGTCAGCATAGCTTGCAACTCTTCAATCTTCACGATCAATCAATTCTCTTGGCCCATGAGCCCAGTCTTTCAAGAAACAAAAATCTCCTTTCTGTTTTTTGGTTTTGGAGAAGTTTTTTGTTTTGGAAAACAGAAGAAGGATTGGCTTGAGCAATGTGGAAGAATCACCCGTTAGATCAGTGACGTAGAGCTTCCGGAGTTTGTTTTCTGTGTGGGGATTGACTTATGGAAGACTTGATTGCATTGTGAGGATTGATTTTTGACTATGTACTGATCAAAGGATGGTTTAGTTTCATCCGGAAAGGGACAATAACTGGCTTTATTTGTGGTGAGGGAGTTGACCCTCGATGGCACTGGTATTTGCTCTGAAAGCCTGTCGTGCTTTAGAGAATTTGAGGAAGACTACCTCATATATGATATTGATATATCCACGTAGGGTGTTGGTATTCACGATATTCCAGTTGTTAATGCATTTCATGATGTgctccctgatgagattctaaTATTTCCCCCAGTTTGAGAGGTTGAGTTCGGGATTTGAACTTATGTCATGGACAACACCTACTTCTCGAGTACCATATCGTCTAGCACcaacagagatgagagagttgatgCAGTAGATGCAAGGCCTTGACAAAGGTTATATCTGTCCGAGTGTGTCCCTTTGAGAAACACCATTGTTATTCGTCAAGAAGAATAACAGTTTTATGTGGCTCTGCATAGACTATACACAGTTAAATCATGTGACGATCAAGGATAAATATCCTCTACCGTGTATTaatgacttatttgatcagcttcaacagatttctgtgtattccaagattgataaGAGATCTGGATATTATCAGTTGAGAGTTGTGACGAGGATATTCTTAAGACAGCGTTTCGTACTAGATACAGGCATTACGACTCTTTAGTGATGTCATTTGGTCTGACGAAAACATCTGCAATCTCGATAAGTTTGTCATGGTGTTCATTGGTGATATCTTGGTATATTTCGCCAAATATGTTCTTTGAGCAAGTAGACATGGAATGATTCATCAACGGACATTAGGTTAATTCatagtattttattttgttctttAAGAGCCAATAGAACATTCCTTTCTTTCACAACATCAACGAGCGGTTGTCAATAGAACTCAACATTCTCCATCATAACCATCATTTAACAGCCAATAGAACATTCCTTTTTTATGTCAATtggtagttgagaactcctcgATGGGCTATCTTTATCGAGGTTTACAACAAACCTAGACAGTCCTGGTGAATCAGGTTTTGGGGATTCTGTGGTGGGGGAATAGTCAGACTGAGAGGAGTCGAAATTCCCGTGGTTTGGTAGGAAAACATGCAAGATAGCGTTGGATGGCCTCAACTTCCTGGTCCTTTTGCAACGTCAAACGTGATACAACCTCCAAGTTAGACCCGGATTACTCAATAAGTCTTTTGTTTGATCCAACTTTAACCATGTGTGAATTgtaagtgtagtgaccctaccaAGTCCAGAGTCTTTAAGCATGCGATACTAATAATCAGTAAACTTAATCAGAGTTACTAACAACTTAGCGGAAAACAACcggaataaaaatatatatcaattataGAAACCACCAGCGACCTctgctaccaagccctggtcatCGACTAACAACTGATCTCATTCCTGGTCAACCTGCAAACCTGCCTAGTCGAACGGGGTGTCCAAGAgaaacaaaacactggacatgATCGAACTACGCTCAGGACGTAAAGcacgagtatacaaacctaTATGTAGTATCATCTGGGTCAACTCCGCTAGGTACATCCACACCAGTGTTCGCCTAGGCGGCCGCCTCGACCGCCCCGCCTTTGTCTAAGGCGGTCTTGGTAGGCGGTCTGAGGCCATCCGGTGGTCAGGCGGGCAA
Proteins encoded:
- the LOC140881706 gene encoding 3-isopropylmalate dehydrogenase, chloroplastic-like, with product MAVTLNLNCKPYKFLLPLPKSASTRGPKFAGIRCLATASPVKSYTITLLPGDGIGPEVVSIAKNALLCVSSLEGFELKFKEMPMGGAALDLTGVPLPEETLSAAKESDAVLLGAIGGYKWDNNEKHLKPETGLLQLREGLKVFANLRPATVLPQLVDASTLKKEVAEGVDLMVVRELTGGIYFGKPRGISTNENGEECGFNTEVYAAHEIDRIARVAFETARKRRGKLCSVDKANVLEASMLWRRIVERIALEYADVELSHMYVDNAAMQLVRNPKQFDTIVTNNIFGDILSDEASMITGSIGMLPSASLGESGPGLFEPIHGSAPDIAGQDKANPLATVLSAAMLLKYGLGEERAAKRLDSAVLDTLDRGFRTGDIYSSGSKLVGCREMGEEVLKSIDNKVTAPL